DNA from Nitrospira sp.:
TCCTCCCGATCCTGCATGGTCTCTTTGTCGTGTTCGGCCATTCTGTATTCGACCTCTTCAAACGCCAGGGCTATGGTGTTTTCCAGCTCCAGCCCTTCTCCCATTCGGATATAGCTCAAGACATCTTCTTCTCGCCCAAGAACGAGATCCAGCGTGAGCCGCCGTTTTGTCTCAAGCAGCTCTTCCACCTTCCCGGTGAGAACTTGAACGCGGGCATGGAGATCCCGCCAGGGAGCCGTGATGGCGACCAGACGGTTCACAAGACCAGGGATGTCGTATTCGGCGGCGACCATGGGTTTTACGAATCTGCCTTCTTTCGTCAAGGCATAGCCGCGAAAGCCGTTGTCCACATCGGCGACGAGACGTTCGAGTCGAAGCAGTTCCTGCTTGATAAGCCCATAGCGGTCCCGATCATCGTGTACGGACTGCCATCGATTGAAAAACCCTGCCTGGATTGCGAGGATCACGGACAGCATTGTTACTAAGAGGAAGCTCAGTACTATTTTGCGCTTCATAGGGTTGGCCATTATCGGCTGTGCCTCTGTCCGAGTTCATGGGAGGGAATCCCCCCCATGAACTCGAAAGATCCTACAGCCAGGTTACGCGCTCGGCCGGCCGAATGTAGATCGGCTCTTCGACCTGAATACGCGCCACTTCCTTGCCCGACTTGTTGAAGCCCAGCACGGTATCGTTATACATCTCGAAACGCTTACCGTGGATCTGGGTCTCGAACACCTTCGGACCAGGGATG
Protein-coding regions in this window:
- a CDS encoding nitrate oxidoreductase subunit beta: QMFGPGVDNAIEKYLVPSRELLAVLQLWRASQQIVFRYDVIPGPKVFETQIHGKRFEMYNDTVLGFNKSGKEVARIQVEEPIYIRPAERVTWL
- a CDS encoding CHASE3 domain-containing protein: MKRKIVLSFLLVTMLSVILAIQAGFFNRWQSVHDDRDRYGLIKQELLRLERLVADVDNGFRGYALTKEGRFVKPMVAAEYDIPGLVNRLVAITAPWRDLHARVQVLTGKVEELLETKRRLTLDLVLGREEDVLSYIRMGEGLELENTIALAFEEVEYRMAEHDKETMQDREDVRMWAPLILAATTLGALVLGMGMNRLARCLSEAVFAPRAITCLK